From the Colletotrichum lupini chromosome 10, complete sequence genome, one window contains:
- a CDS encoding Sas10/Utp3/C1D family protein translates to MAAPSTLPALLDSLTQSLTTSLDAAPKGSIAPPQNGISLLDTKNELLASYLQNLVFLILLKLRNAKKQSSDDDNAGGTMETVVKKLVELRLYLEKGVRPLEDKLRYQIEKILRAADDAERNTQAVKAAQGAGSDDSDDSASDGESGSDEEEEEEMKAAHLQARPDAFVRPAAASSAVATAAKNGVYRPPRIAPTIMPSERKEKSDRRPLKSHTMDEFIEHELSTAPIAEPSIGTTIVNGGRRMKTAADRKTEDERREYEEANFTRLPTSSKKAKKEEAMRTGNGKRMQFGGEEWRDLGEGVDRINRLTARKSGGGSSRDILDKSRKRGRDTADGPRGSGQVEMGERFQKKAKMLEAGRRDRGKR, encoded by the coding sequence ATGGCGGCACCAAGCACCCTTCCAGCGCTGCTGGATTCTTTGACGCAGTCATTGACGACATCACTCGACGCGGCACCAAAAGGCTCCATTGCGCCGCCTCAAAATGGAATTTCACTTCTCGATACCAAGAATGAGCTTCTTGCTTCCTACCTGCAAAATCTGGTCTTCTTGATCCTTCTGAAGTTGCGCAACGCCAAGAAGCAATCCAGCGACGACGACAATGCCGGCGGGACTATGGAGACGGTCGTCAAGAAGCTGGTCGAACTCCGACTGTACCTCGAGAAGGGTGTCCGGCCCCTTGAAGACAAGCTGCGTTACCAGATCGAGAAGATTCTTCGCGCCGCGGACGACGCCGAACGGAACACCCAAGCAGTCAAGGCCGCGCAAGGTGCAGGCTCTGACGACTCCGACGACTCTGCTTCTGACGGAGAATCCGGCAGcgacgaagaggaggaggaggagatgaAGGCAGCCCACCTTCAAGCTCGGCCAGATGCCTTTGTCAGACCCGCCGCTGCCTCCTCTGCTGTTGCAACCGCGGCGAAGAATGGTGTCTACCGACCCCCGAGAATTGCGCCTACCATCATGCCCTCTGAGCGCAAAGAGAAGTCTGATCGCCGCCCACTTAAGTCTCACACCATGGACGAGTTCATCGAGCACGAGCTGTCGACTGCTCCCATCGCCGAGCCCAGTATCGGAACGACTATTGTCAATGGTGGTCGCAGGATGAAGACAGCCGCGGACCGCAAGACGGAAGACGAGCGTCGCGAATACGAAGAAGCCAACTTTACTCGTCTCCCCACGTCGAGCAAGAAGgcaaagaaggaggaggctaTGCGTACCGGCAATGGCAAGCGTATGCAATTCGGCGGAGAGGAGTGGAGAGACCTCGGCGAAGGCGTCGACCGAATCAACAGACTCACGGCCCGCAAGAGCGGTGGCGGCAGCAGCCGCGACATCCTCGACAAGAGCCGGAAGCGCGGCCGGGACACCGCGGACGGACCAAGGGGCAGTGGCCAAGTCGAGATGGGCGAGAGATTCCAGAAGAAGGCCAAGATGTTGGAGGCGGGCAGACGCGACAGAGGCAAGCGATAG
- a CDS encoding monooxygenase: MPATCPELPKLPRLITHPQIAKFIAINTFCFTPNTHTQLYQLLYTCSPTPPIPSKACGLLATMPSESRVENPFFHPFLFVFQIWQWFADKIFSPTPPEPSTRLSRPKVAVIGAGITGVTSAAHCIGHGFDVVIFEAGGRENLGGIWSKVNNSSSLQIHSMMFRFHPSVKWERGYPDRQQILSQVKQLWQKYGLETRTKFNTPVEKVYQDEKGRWVVNNTANGHFEGVIAAVGTCGEPKMPQLPGMEKFKGNIYHSSQLTGKNAKGKKLVVIGGGASAVEALEFAVDEEAEKTSILSRSDKWIIPRNPIVNMLLAMNILGQETRLSWIPETLLRKFFYRDLQDIAPYDKGIYMDTPMVNSHVMETIRSGHAEWVRCDIEGFTAEGVIVNRRAQGVPKGGPGRRQVIPADIIVMATGFKRPSLEFLPDDCFNEPYSPPNWYIQTFPPNHPSISAINCTYVAAIGTVGNWHIGIYTRILLMFLIDPLTRPHPFWMKAWIEMTKLLKSASPTGAFDFFTYLELIWWFAFSVTFNPFRWKWAFFVFFGLGFMLPKRVVEVESRIRNGMGFHEDVGRDVGHSI, from the exons ATGCCAGCTACCTGCCCAGAGCTCCCGAAGCTCCCTAGGCTCATCACTCATCCACAGATAGCAAAA TTCATCGCGATCAACACCTTTTGCTTCACTCCAAACACACACACCCAGCTGTACCAACTGCTGTACACCTGCTCCCCAACACCACCGATTCCCTCCAAGGCTTGCGGCCTACTTGCCACGATGCCGTCCGAATCTCGCGTAGAGAATCCATTCTTCCACCCCTTCCTCTTCGTCTTCCAGATATGGCAATGGTTCGCCGATAAAATCTTCTCGCCCACCCCTCCCGAGCCCAGCACTCGCCTCAGTCGACCCAAGGTTGCTGTCATTGGAGCTGGTATCACTGGTGTTACTTCCGCCGCGCACTGCATTGGCCATGGTTTTGATGTGGTTATCTTCGAGGCCGGTGGCCGCGAGAACCTCGGTGGTATCTGGAGT AAAGTGAACAACTCGTCCAGTCTTCAAATCCACTCCATGATGTTCCGCTTCCATCCCTCGGTCAAGTGGGAACGCGGGTATCCCGACAGACAGCAGATCCTAAGCCAGGTAAAGCAGCTTTGGCAGAAATATGGACTCGAGACACGCACCAAGTTCAACACACCCGTAGAAAAGGTCTACCAGGATGAGAAGGGCAGATGGGTCGTCAACAACACTGCGAATGGCCACTTCGAAGGCGTCATCGCCGCTGTTGGTACCTGTGGAGAGCCCAAGATGCCCCAGCTCCCGGGCATGGAGAAGTTCAAGGGCAACATCTACCACTCCAGCCAGCTTACTGG CAAGAACGCCAAGGGCAAGAAGCTCGTCGTCATCGGAGGTGGTGCCAGCGCGGTTGAAGCTCTGGAGTTTGCTGTGGATGAGGAAGCTGAGAAGACTTCCATTCTGTCTCGCAGCGATAAGTGGATCATCCCTCGCAATCCCATCGTGAACATGCTTCTTGCTATGAACATCCTCGGTCAAGAGACTCGTCTCTCTTGGATCCCGGAGACGCTGCTTCGCAAATTTTTCTACCGAGACCTGCAAGACATCGCACCGTACGACAAGGGCATCTACATGGATACGCCAATGGTAAATAGCCATGTCATGGAGACCATCCGGTCCGGCCACGCCGAGTGGGTTCGCTGCGATATTGAGGGCTTCACGGCGGAAGGTGTGATTGTCAATAGACGCGCTCAAGGTGTACCCAAGGGCGGCCCTGGCAGAAGACAGGTCATCCCGGCCGATATCATCGTCATGGCCACTGGATTCAAGCGCCCGTCCCTGGAATTCTTGCCTGATGACTGCTTCAACGAGCCGTACTCGCCCCCCAACTGGTATATCCAGACTTTCCCTCCAAACCACCCGTCTATCTCAGCTATCAACTG CACGTACGTTGCTGCTATCGGCACAGTCGGAAACTGGCATATCGGCATCTATACCAGAATCCTTCTGATGTTCCTCATTGACCCATTGACAAGACCCCATCCCTTCTGGATGAAGGCCTGGATCGAAATGACCAAGCTTCTGAAATCTGCGTCGCCCACCGGTGCTTTCGACTTCTTCACTTATCTCGAGCTCATCTGGTGGTTCGCCTTCAGTGTTACCTTCAACCCATTCCGCTGGAAGTGGGCATTCTTCGTCTTTTTCGGATTGGGCTTCATGCTTCCTAAACGCGTCGTTGAGGTTGAGAGTCGGATTCGCAACGGAATGGGTTTCCATGAGGATGTCGGACGCGATGTAGGACACAGCATTTAG